In the genome of Pseudomonas sp. HS6, one region contains:
- a CDS encoding outer membrane lipoprotein carrier protein LolA encodes MNVFLKSLGALALLGLSSLANAFDLQQLSDQLAKPDVIHGQFIQEKHLRALPQPLISKGSFVLAKNHGLLWLLKTPLQQDYRISAKGIARRDLNGWQLLPGKSAGAEQNRLFLAVLQGDSSGLQRDFELALNGDAQKWQLTLTPRSVLLKQVFNRINITGGTLVSTIELLETQGDSTVLRMQDSTAGQPLSDAEQHDFAE; translated from the coding sequence ATGAATGTATTTCTGAAATCCCTCGGGGCCTTGGCGTTGCTGGGCCTGTCGTCGCTGGCCAACGCCTTCGACCTGCAACAGTTGAGCGATCAACTGGCGAAACCGGACGTGATCCACGGCCAGTTCATTCAGGAAAAACACCTGCGCGCCCTGCCCCAGCCGCTGATCAGCAAAGGCAGTTTTGTCCTCGCCAAAAACCACGGCCTGCTGTGGCTGCTGAAGACCCCGTTGCAGCAGGATTACCGCATCAGCGCCAAAGGCATTGCCCGTCGTGACCTCAACGGTTGGCAACTGTTGCCCGGCAAGAGCGCCGGCGCCGAGCAGAACCGTTTGTTCCTCGCCGTCCTGCAAGGCGACAGCAGCGGCCTGCAACGGGATTTCGAACTGGCCCTGAACGGCGACGCGCAGAAATGGCAACTGACGCTCACCCCGCGTTCGGTGCTGCTCAAGCAAGTGTTCAACCGGATCAACATCACCGGCGGCACGCTGGTGAGCACCATCGAACTGCTGGAAACCCAGGGCGACAGCACCGTTCTGCGCATGCAGGACAGCACCGCCGGCCAACCGTTGAGCGACGCGGAGCAACATGACTTTGCCGAGTGA
- a CDS encoding MMPL family transporter gives MTLPSERRLPWLFLILLLAVVALGAWQWRDGAPLSANLMELVPGTHPDAVEQRAEQRMQEPLNREMLVLVGHADRQQAVAMAQTLGEQWQASGLFEKVQWNLQADLPALRAQLLQGRLAMLSADDRQLLIEHPDAFIHQRVQALFDPFTGFSLVPSQDDWLGLTGRIQNSQPQHGAVQLDIGSGALIADADGKSWVLLRARTTGNAFDMNLPLQVAALLQHSREQAAKSDVQLLAASGLLYAANGQQQATREISWVGGGATLGILLLLLLAFRRWRVLLAFIPVLVGMLFGAVACVALFGHLHVMTLVLGSSLIGVAVDYPLHYLSKSWSLKPWRSWTALRLTVSGLTLSLITSAIGYLALAWTPFPALTQIAVFSAAGLLGAYLSAVCLLPALLSNVELRPAQWPLRLAERMVSLRETLLEHVRTPILFALLIAFCAGGLVQLQSKNDIRQWVGAPQHLTDEAQAIARITGYQPTSQFFLVRAENQQQLLERQAALSERLDQLVNLDKLQGYLALNQLVSPPSQQQQVREALNKLPQFWQPLLEVGVPLAALQTELTQLQALPAEDIDAALVGPLGEPYRTLWLGPTEEGVAAMVSLQGLNNPALLRVQALDLPGVELVDRLGDLNRVFAETQISAAELKLASCVLIVLVLILPFGLGGALRIVSLPLLAALCSLASLGWLGQPLTLFSLFGLLLVTAISVDYAILMREQVGGAAVSLLGTLLAALTTWLSFGLLAVSSTPAVSNFGLSVSLGLAFSFMLAPWAGRHAHAATVAEPAA, from the coding sequence ATGACTTTGCCGAGTGAACGCAGGCTGCCCTGGCTGTTCCTGATCCTGCTGCTGGCCGTCGTCGCACTGGGCGCCTGGCAGTGGCGCGACGGCGCACCGCTGTCGGCGAACCTGATGGAGCTGGTGCCCGGCACCCATCCGGACGCCGTCGAGCAGCGTGCCGAACAACGCATGCAGGAACCGCTCAACCGGGAAATGCTGGTATTGGTCGGCCACGCCGATCGCCAGCAAGCCGTCGCCATGGCCCAGACTTTGGGCGAGCAATGGCAGGCCAGCGGCCTGTTCGAAAAAGTGCAATGGAACCTGCAAGCCGACCTGCCCGCCCTGCGCGCGCAGTTGCTGCAAGGTCGACTGGCGATGCTCTCGGCCGATGATCGACAGTTGCTGATCGAACACCCGGACGCCTTCATCCACCAGCGGGTGCAGGCGCTGTTCGACCCGTTCACCGGCTTCAGTCTGGTGCCGAGCCAGGACGACTGGCTGGGCCTCACCGGACGCATCCAGAACAGCCAGCCGCAGCACGGCGCGGTGCAACTGGACATCGGCAGCGGCGCATTGATTGCCGATGCTGACGGCAAGAGCTGGGTACTGCTGCGCGCGCGCACCACCGGCAACGCCTTCGACATGAACCTGCCGCTGCAAGTCGCCGCGCTGCTGCAACACAGCCGCGAGCAAGCGGCGAAATCCGATGTGCAACTGCTGGCCGCCAGCGGGTTGCTCTACGCGGCCAACGGACAGCAGCAAGCGACCCGGGAAATCTCCTGGGTCGGCGGCGGTGCCACCCTCGGCATTCTCTTGCTGCTGTTGCTCGCCTTCCGCCGCTGGCGGGTATTGCTGGCGTTCATTCCGGTGCTGGTGGGCATGCTGTTCGGCGCGGTGGCTTGCGTGGCACTGTTCGGGCATCTGCATGTGATGACCTTGGTGCTCGGCTCGAGTCTGATCGGTGTGGCGGTGGATTACCCGCTGCACTATCTGTCCAAGAGCTGGAGCCTCAAGCCTTGGCGCAGCTGGACGGCACTGCGCTTGACGGTGTCGGGCCTGACCCTGAGCCTGATCACCAGCGCCATCGGCTATCTGGCGCTGGCCTGGACGCCGTTCCCGGCCCTGACCCAGATTGCCGTGTTCTCCGCCGCCGGGCTGCTCGGCGCTTACCTGTCGGCGGTGTGCCTGCTGCCGGCGCTGTTGAGCAACGTCGAACTGCGCCCGGCGCAATGGCCGCTGCGTCTGGCCGAGCGCATGGTCAGCCTTAGAGAGACCCTGCTGGAGCATGTACGCACACCGATTCTGTTCGCCCTGCTGATCGCCTTTTGCGCCGGCGGTCTGGTGCAACTGCAAAGCAAGAACGACATCCGCCAATGGGTCGGCGCGCCGCAGCACCTGACCGACGAAGCGCAGGCCATCGCCCGCATCACCGGTTATCAGCCGACCAGTCAGTTCTTCCTGGTGCGCGCAGAAAACCAGCAGCAATTGCTGGAACGCCAAGCGGCCCTGAGCGAACGCCTGGATCAACTGGTCAACCTCGACAAGTTGCAAGGTTATCTGGCGCTCAACCAATTGGTCAGCCCGCCGAGCCAGCAACAGCAGGTTCGCGAAGCGCTGAACAAGTTGCCGCAATTCTGGCAGCCCCTGCTTGAAGTCGGCGTACCGCTGGCAGCCCTGCAAACCGAACTGACGCAATTGCAGGCCCTGCCCGCCGAAGACATCGACGCCGCACTTGTCGGCCCGCTCGGCGAGCCCTACCGCACCTTGTGGCTCGGCCCGACCGAGGAAGGCGTGGCCGCGATGGTGAGCCTGCAAGGCCTGAACAATCCGGCGCTGCTGCGAGTGCAGGCGCTGGATCTGCCCGGTGTGGAACTGGTGGATCGACTTGGTGACTTGAACCGGGTGTTCGCCGAAACCCAGATCAGCGCCGCCGAACTGAAACTCGCTTCCTGCGTGCTGATCGTGCTGGTGCTGATCCTGCCGTTCGGCCTCGGCGGTGCGTTGCGCATCGTTTCCCTGCCGTTGCTCGCCGCCCTGTGCAGCCTGGCCAGCCTCGGCTGGCTCGGTCAGCCGCTGACCCTGTTCAGCCTGTTCGGTCTGCTGCTGGTGACGGCGATCAGCGTCGATTACGCGATTCTCATGCGTGAGCAGGTCGGCGGCGCAGCCGTCAGTTTGCTCGGCACCTTGCTGGCGGCGCTGACGACCTGGCTGTCGTTCGGCCTGCTGGCAGTGTCGAGTACACCGGCGGTGAGCAACTTCGGTCTGTCGGTTAGCCTCGGGCTGGCCTTCAGTTTCATGCTGGCGCCGTGGGCCGGGCGTCATGCCCATGCCGCGACAGTCGCGGAGCCGGCAGCATGA
- a CDS encoding sodium:proton antiporter, whose protein sequence is MMVVVFWLMALALFALATRAGRYFGLIPIVSQLLLASFVLPLLMYFWIEPSWQLSGAELIAPAWLKNLYSLSFALLLGHILSDVIDLRLDRQSVKIAVPSFAVPFACGLAAAYWLLPAQPWLNSLAIGLVFAITAIPVLYLYLRHIDYPPAATRRLVQTAILIDLTCWTLFGLAQGSLHLSSLLLPLGLACVPVLLRVFGIRRPLTYSLGFFALLVLAEHYKLNALIFGIGYLLCMAALKVPLVLPLPARWMNRLQTWIAIPLILTFGIVQIDVHSAFTSLGAVQWAALLLLPIASKLLGNWLGLGWAGASFEGASRWRESVLLNIRGLSEIVFLNLLLQQQLISPALYFALMLMGLIATLLPAFIGLHRASLNPIAVPRSSRANR, encoded by the coding sequence ATGATGGTCGTGGTCTTCTGGCTGATGGCGCTGGCGTTGTTCGCCTTGGCCACCCGTGCCGGTCGATATTTCGGGCTGATTCCGATCGTCAGCCAGTTGCTGCTGGCCAGCTTCGTCCTGCCGTTGTTGATGTACTTCTGGATCGAACCGAGTTGGCAACTCAGCGGTGCCGAACTGATTGCGCCGGCCTGGCTGAAGAACCTCTACAGCCTGAGTTTCGCGCTGTTGCTCGGGCACATTCTCAGCGACGTGATCGACCTGCGCCTGGATCGACAGAGTGTGAAAATCGCCGTGCCGAGTTTCGCCGTACCGTTCGCCTGCGGGCTGGCGGCGGCGTACTGGCTGCTGCCGGCGCAACCATGGCTCAACTCGCTGGCCATCGGTCTGGTGTTCGCCATCACCGCGATCCCGGTGCTGTACCTGTACCTGCGCCATATCGATTATCCGCCCGCCGCCACCCGGCGTCTGGTGCAGACGGCGATCCTGATCGACCTGACCTGCTGGACCCTGTTCGGCCTCGCCCAAGGCAGCCTGCACCTGAGCAGTCTGTTGCTGCCGCTGGGGCTGGCCTGCGTGCCAGTGCTGCTGCGGGTGTTCGGCATCCGCCGGCCACTGACGTACAGCCTGGGTTTCTTTGCACTGTTGGTGCTGGCCGAACACTACAAGCTCAATGCGCTGATTTTCGGCATCGGCTACCTGCTGTGTATGGCCGCGCTGAAAGTTCCGTTGGTGTTGCCGTTGCCGGCACGCTGGATGAACCGTTTGCAGACCTGGATTGCGATTCCGCTGATCCTGACGTTTGGCATCGTGCAGATCGATGTGCACAGCGCCTTTACCAGCCTCGGCGCTGTGCAATGGGCAGCGCTGCTGCTGTTGCCGATCGCCAGCAAACTGCTGGGCAACTGGCTGGGCCTCGGCTGGGCCGGGGCGTCGTTCGAAGGCGCCAGCCGCTGGCGCGAAAGCGTGCTGTTGAACATTCGCGGCTTGAGCGAAATCGTTTTTCTCAATTTGCTGCTGCAACAACAGCTGATTAGCCCGGCGCTTTACTTCGCGCTGATGCTGATGGGCTTGATCGCAACGCTCCTGCCGGCCTTCATCGGCCTGCACCGCGCGTCACTGAACCCTATTGCCGTACCCAGGAGCTCGCGTGCCAATCGTTGA
- a CDS encoding NAD(P)/FAD-dependent oxidoreductase, with product MPIVEMESRQVVIIGAGPSGSIAAALLKRKGHDVLVIERQHFPRFSIGESLLSHCLDFVEEAGMLEVVNAAGFQRKTGAAFAWGERYSAFDFSDTFTDGKPTTFQVQRADFDKLLADQAALQGVEIRYGDAIVSVDFDRSRPQLDVRREDGSEYRVEADFVLDASGYGRVLSRLLDLEAPSNFPVRQAVFTHVEDHIDHPAFDREKILITTHPLHRDIWFWTIPFSNGRCSVGVVAAAEHFNGRDADLDACLRGFIAETPSLAKVLNNAVWDTPARTLGGYAANVKTLHGPGFALLGNAAEFLDPVFSSGVTIAMRSASMAAGVLHRQLQGETVDWQSEFAEPLKRGVDTFRCYVEGWYAGTFQDVIFHEQGSPEIRRMICSILAGYAWDERNPFVSEARRRLKTISELCARDDT from the coding sequence GTGCCAATCGTTGAAATGGAATCCCGTCAGGTGGTGATCATCGGCGCCGGCCCGTCCGGCTCCATTGCCGCTGCGTTGCTCAAGCGCAAGGGCCACGACGTGCTGGTCATCGAGCGCCAGCATTTCCCTCGGTTTTCCATCGGCGAAAGCCTGCTCAGCCATTGCCTGGATTTCGTCGAAGAGGCGGGGATGCTTGAAGTGGTGAACGCCGCCGGATTCCAGCGCAAGACCGGCGCGGCATTCGCCTGGGGCGAGCGCTACAGCGCGTTCGATTTCAGCGATACGTTCACCGACGGCAAACCGACCACCTTCCAGGTGCAACGCGCCGACTTCGACAAACTGCTGGCTGATCAGGCGGCGTTGCAAGGCGTGGAAATCCGTTATGGCGACGCCATTGTCAGCGTGGATTTCGACCGCTCGCGTCCGCAACTCGATGTGCGTCGCGAAGACGGCAGTGAGTACCGCGTCGAAGCCGATTTTGTGCTCGATGCCAGCGGTTACGGCCGCGTGCTGTCACGCTTGCTGGACCTGGAGGCGCCGTCGAATTTCCCGGTGCGCCAGGCCGTGTTCACCCACGTCGAAGATCACATCGACCACCCTGCCTTCGACCGCGAAAAAATCCTCATCACCACTCATCCGCTTCACCGCGACATCTGGTTTTGGACGATCCCGTTCAGCAATGGTCGTTGCTCGGTCGGGGTGGTCGCCGCTGCCGAACATTTCAATGGTCGCGATGCCGATCTCGATGCCTGCCTGCGCGGTTTCATTGCTGAAACGCCGAGTCTGGCCAAGGTGCTGAACAATGCCGTGTGGGACACTCCGGCGCGCACCCTCGGCGGCTATGCGGCCAATGTCAAAACCCTGCACGGCCCCGGTTTTGCCTTGCTGGGTAACGCGGCGGAATTTCTCGACCCGGTGTTCTCTTCCGGCGTGACCATTGCCATGCGCTCGGCGAGCATGGCCGCCGGTGTGCTGCATCGACAGTTGCAGGGCGAAACCGTGGACTGGCAAAGCGAGTTCGCCGAACCGCTCAAACGCGGCGTCGATACCTTCCGCTGCTACGTCGAAGGCTGGTACGCCGGCACTTTCCAGGACGTGATTTTCCACGAGCAAGGCTCCCCCGAAATCCGTCGCATGATCTGCTCGATCCTCGCCGGTTACGCCTGGGACGAACGCAACCCGTTTGTCAGCGAAGCGCGCCGCCGGCTGAAAACGATTTCCGAACTCTGTGCAAGGGACGACACATGA
- a CDS encoding class I SAM-dependent methyltransferase yields MNYLSDSYVEETRFGFWFLRSHTWQHHVLRVAINDLRSLFSEPLPANPVLLDAGCGQGKSFGHLRQTFAPQRLIGVDADPHSLELSAVEAARQGFAVELIGSDCATLNVPDASVDLLFCHQTFHHLVEQEKALAEFYRVLKPGGYLLFAESTEAYIDTWVIRWLFRHPMHVQKSAAQYLGMIRQQGFEFGERNVSYPYLWWSRSKDFGLLERFGLRKPKPFGQREETLVNVVARKPLQGDN; encoded by the coding sequence ATGAACTACTTGAGCGACAGCTACGTCGAGGAAACCCGTTTCGGCTTCTGGTTCCTGCGCAGCCACACCTGGCAGCACCATGTGTTGCGGGTGGCGATCAATGATTTGCGCAGCTTGTTCAGCGAACCGCTGCCGGCCAACCCGGTGCTGCTGGATGCAGGATGCGGCCAGGGCAAATCCTTCGGCCATCTGCGCCAGACCTTCGCGCCACAGCGTTTGATCGGCGTCGATGCCGATCCGCACAGCCTGGAACTGAGCGCCGTCGAAGCCGCGCGCCAGGGCTTCGCCGTGGAGCTGATCGGCAGCGACTGCGCGACACTGAATGTCCCGGATGCGAGCGTCGATCTGCTGTTCTGTCACCAGACCTTCCATCATCTGGTGGAGCAGGAAAAGGCCCTGGCCGAGTTCTACCGGGTGCTCAAGCCGGGCGGTTATCTACTGTTCGCCGAGTCCACCGAGGCTTACATTGATACGTGGGTCATCCGCTGGTTGTTCCGCCATCCGATGCACGTGCAAAAGAGTGCGGCGCAGTATCTGGGAATGATTCGCCAGCAGGGCTTTGAGTTCGGCGAACGAAATGTTTCCTACCCGTACCTGTGGTGGAGCCGCTCGAAGGATTTCGGTCTGCTCGAACGTTTTGGCCTGCGCAAGCCGAAACCGTTTGGCCAACGCGAAGAAACCTTGGTCAACGTCGTGGCGCGCAAACCATTGCAAGGTGACAACTGA
- a CDS encoding beta-ketoacyl-[acyl-carrier-protein] synthase family protein produces the protein MTAYLNALGVICALGRDKQEIARNLFAGDCSGMRRESGWVPDRELPVAAVHGELAAIPSQMLAQKSRNNQLLLEAALQIRDDIDAAIQAYGPDRVGVVLGTSTSGIDEASQGLAHYIRDQQFPADYDYRQQELGAPATFLADWLQLSGPTYVISTACTSSARALMSARRLLDLGLCDAVLCGGVDSLCKLTLNGFSSLEAVSDERCNPFSANRKGINIGEAAVLFVMSKQLGDGPAIALLGAGASSDAHHISAPEPSGRGALQAMQQALDRAQLQAAQISYLNLHGTATQHNDAMESLAVSTLFPQGVACSSTKPMTGHTLGAAGALEAAFCWLSLSADNPDHALPPHVWDGQADPGLPALKWVTASERLASIAPRYLMSNSFAFGGNNVSLIIGDAP, from the coding sequence ATGACCGCCTACCTCAACGCCCTCGGCGTGATCTGCGCCCTGGGCCGTGACAAGCAAGAGATCGCGCGCAACCTGTTCGCCGGCGATTGCTCGGGCATGCGCCGCGAGTCTGGCTGGGTGCCGGATCGCGAGCTGCCGGTGGCCGCGGTGCACGGCGAACTGGCGGCGATTCCATCGCAGATGTTGGCGCAGAAGAGCCGCAACAATCAGCTGTTGCTGGAAGCCGCGTTACAGATTCGCGACGACATCGACGCAGCCATCCAAGCCTATGGCCCGGACCGCGTCGGCGTGGTGCTCGGCACCAGCACCTCAGGTATCGACGAGGCCAGTCAAGGCCTGGCGCACTACATTCGCGACCAACAGTTCCCGGCCGATTACGACTATCGGCAACAGGAGCTTGGCGCCCCGGCGACGTTCCTCGCCGACTGGCTGCAACTGAGCGGCCCGACCTACGTGATTTCCACCGCGTGCACCTCCAGCGCCCGGGCCTTGATGAGCGCCCGGCGTCTACTGGATCTGGGGTTGTGCGATGCGGTGCTGTGCGGCGGTGTGGACAGCCTGTGCAAGCTGACCCTGAATGGCTTCTCGTCGCTGGAAGCGGTGTCCGACGAGCGCTGCAATCCGTTCTCGGCCAACCGCAAAGGCATCAACATCGGCGAGGCAGCAGTGCTGTTCGTGATGAGCAAACAGCTCGGCGACGGCCCCGCCATTGCCCTGTTGGGCGCTGGCGCCAGTTCCGATGCGCACCATATTTCCGCACCGGAGCCGTCCGGCCGTGGCGCGTTGCAAGCCATGCAACAGGCGCTGGATCGCGCACAGCTGCAAGCCGCGCAAATCAGTTATCTGAACCTGCACGGCACCGCCACCCAGCACAACGACGCCATGGAAAGCCTTGCCGTTTCCACCCTTTTTCCGCAGGGCGTGGCGTGTTCCTCGACCAAACCGATGACCGGCCACACCCTCGGCGCTGCCGGCGCACTGGAAGCCGCGTTCTGCTGGCTGAGCCTGAGCGCCGACAACCCGGATCACGCCTTGCCACCGCACGTCTGGGACGGCCAGGCCGATCCCGGCCTGCCAGCGCTGAAGTGGGTGACCGCGAGCGAGCGCCTGGCGTCCATTGCACCCCGCTACCTGATGAGCAACTCGTTTGCCTTCGGTGGCAATAACGTCAGCCTGATTATCGGAGACGCCCCATGA
- a CDS encoding hotdog family protein has product MNDWPLAELLPHAGDMILIDRILSFDDEQIRTTLTVKPDGLFNLPDGNLPAWVGVELMAQSVAAFAGCHARQKGKAVELGFLLGTRKFECNVEAFPVGSELTIHGIRSLEDDNGMGVFECHINAPGIEASARLNVFRPPHAAQYLEQLKESNDD; this is encoded by the coding sequence ATGAATGACTGGCCGCTCGCCGAATTGCTGCCCCACGCTGGCGACATGATTCTGATCGACCGAATCCTCAGCTTCGACGATGAGCAGATCCGCACCACCCTGACGGTCAAGCCCGACGGCCTGTTCAACTTGCCCGATGGAAACCTGCCGGCGTGGGTCGGCGTCGAGTTGATGGCGCAGAGCGTCGCTGCCTTCGCTGGTTGCCATGCACGGCAGAAAGGCAAAGCAGTGGAGCTGGGCTTTCTGCTTGGCACCCGCAAGTTCGAATGCAATGTCGAGGCGTTTCCGGTCGGCAGCGAACTGACCATCCATGGCATCCGCTCGCTGGAAGACGACAACGGCATGGGCGTGTTCGAATGTCACATCAATGCACCCGGCATCGAAGCCAGCGCCCGGCTGAACGTGTTCCGACCGCCGCACGCGGCGCAATATCTTGAACAATTGAAGGAGTCGAACGATGACTGA
- a CDS encoding 3-ketoacyl-ACP reductase FabG2, with protein MTEFVLVTGSSRGIGRAIALRLAQAGHDIVLHCRSGVSEAQAVKSEVEALGRNARILQFDVADRETCKAILEADVEAHGAYYGVVLNAGLTRDGAFPALSDDDWDVVLRTNLDGFYNVLHPVMMPMIRRRAAGRIVCITSVSGLIGNRGQVNYSASKAGVIGAAKALAIELAKRKITVNCVAPGLIDTAMLDENVPVEELMKMIPAQRMGTPEEVAGAVNFLMSAEASYITRQVLAVNGGLC; from the coding sequence ATGACTGAATTCGTACTGGTCACCGGCTCCAGTCGCGGTATTGGCCGCGCGATTGCCCTGCGCCTGGCCCAGGCTGGCCACGATATCGTCCTGCATTGCCGCAGCGGCGTGAGCGAGGCACAAGCGGTGAAATCCGAAGTCGAAGCGCTCGGTCGCAATGCGCGCATCCTGCAATTCGACGTGGCTGACCGCGAAACCTGCAAAGCCATCCTCGAAGCCGATGTCGAAGCCCACGGCGCGTACTACGGCGTGGTGCTCAATGCCGGACTGACCCGCGATGGCGCGTTTCCCGCCCTGAGCGATGACGACTGGGACGTGGTGCTGCGTACCAACCTCGACGGTTTCTACAACGTCCTGCACCCGGTGATGATGCCGATGATCCGTCGTCGCGCCGCCGGTCGCATTGTTTGCATCACCTCGGTCTCGGGGCTGATCGGCAACCGTGGCCAGGTCAACTACAGCGCATCCAAAGCGGGTGTGATCGGTGCCGCAAAGGCGTTGGCGATCGAACTGGCCAAGCGCAAAATCACGGTGAACTGTGTCGCGCCGGGCCTGATCGATACGGCCATGCTCGATGAAAACGTGCCGGTGGAAGAACTGATGAAAATGATCCCCGCACAACGCATGGGCACGCCGGAAGAAGTGGCCGGTGCAGTGAATTTCCTGATGTCGGCGGAAGCGTCGTACATCACCCGCCAGGTGCTGGCAGTCAACGGAGGCTTGTGCTGA
- a CDS encoding beta-ketoacyl-ACP synthase has product MKRVVVTGMAGITSLGSDWDTIAGNFAANRSGIRRMDEWDRFSELNTRLAGPIDDFVVPAHWTRKQLRSMGRVSRLAVGAAEKALADAGLLGDESIKDGRMGVACGSSTGSTDEIKAFGNMLLNSVAEGLNANSYVRMMPHTTAANISIFFGLTGRLIPTSSACTSGSQGIGYAYEAIKFGRLPLMLAGGAEELCPTEAMVFDALYATSLKNDAPQTSPRPYDKGRDGLVIGEGGGMLVLEELEHALARGAHIHAEIVGFGSNADGQHTTRPEQVTMRRAMELALEDAGLTPDAIGYVNGHGTATEQGDIAETLATSSLFGERMPISSQKSFLGHTLGACGALESWFSIEMLNRDLYVHTFNLDEVDPHCGKLDYLRGEFRQMHHDYVMNNNFAFGGVNTSLIFRRWTQPN; this is encoded by the coding sequence ATGAAGCGCGTTGTCGTCACCGGCATGGCCGGCATCACCTCGCTGGGCAGCGACTGGGACACCATCGCCGGCAACTTCGCCGCCAACCGCAGCGGCATCCGCCGGATGGACGAGTGGGATCGCTTCAGCGAGCTCAATACCCGACTGGCCGGGCCAATCGACGATTTTGTGGTGCCGGCGCACTGGACCCGCAAGCAACTGCGCAGCATGGGCCGGGTCTCGCGGCTGGCAGTCGGCGCGGCTGAAAAAGCTTTGGCCGATGCCGGCCTGCTCGGCGACGAATCGATCAAGGACGGCCGTATGGGCGTGGCCTGTGGCTCGTCCACCGGCAGCACCGACGAGATCAAGGCATTCGGCAACATGCTGCTGAATTCGGTAGCCGAAGGCCTGAACGCCAACTCCTACGTGCGGATGATGCCGCACACCACGGCGGCGAACATCAGCATCTTCTTCGGCCTCACCGGTCGCCTGATACCGACGTCCAGCGCCTGTACCAGCGGCAGCCAAGGCATCGGTTACGCCTACGAGGCGATCAAGTTCGGACGCTTGCCGCTGATGCTCGCCGGCGGCGCCGAAGAACTCTGCCCGACCGAAGCCATGGTGTTCGATGCGCTGTACGCCACCAGCCTGAAAAACGATGCACCGCAAACCTCGCCACGCCCGTACGACAAAGGCCGCGACGGCCTGGTGATCGGCGAAGGCGGCGGCATGCTGGTACTCGAAGAACTGGAACACGCCCTCGCTCGCGGTGCGCACATTCACGCCGAAATCGTCGGTTTCGGCAGCAACGCCGACGGCCAGCACACCACCCGTCCAGAGCAAGTCACCATGCGTCGAGCGATGGAGCTGGCGCTGGAAGACGCGGGCCTCACGCCTGACGCCATCGGTTACGTGAACGGTCACGGCACAGCCACCGAGCAGGGCGATATCGCCGAAACCCTGGCCACCAGCAGCCTGTTCGGCGAGCGCATGCCGATCAGCTCGCAGAAGAGTTTCCTCGGCCATACCCTCGGCGCCTGCGGTGCGCTGGAGTCCTGGTTCAGTATCGAAATGCTCAACCGCGACCTGTACGTGCACACATTCAACCTCGACGAAGTCGACCCGCACTGCGGCAAACTCGATTACCTGCGCGGCGAATTCCGCCAGATGCACCACGACTACGTGATGAACAACAACTTCGCGTTTGGCGGGGTCAACACCTCGCTGATCTTCCGCCGCTGGACGCAACCGAATTAA
- a CDS encoding excinuclease: MRLNKLAAATLLLCALPAVSQARDTAVYLPFDKAVAEATRTGKIDGSVKFYLAGNAPAGKVTVVSPGAVTNKKTNAFNKSDEVACEWVVQSAIISLHQAAKNAGANAVTNIVSFYKSNERKDAKNYECHAGAIMAGVALKGDLATVQ, encoded by the coding sequence ATGCGTTTGAACAAACTCGCTGCCGCCACCCTGCTGCTCTGCGCCTTGCCGGCAGTCAGCCAGGCCCGTGACACGGCGGTGTACCTGCCGTTCGACAAAGCGGTCGCCGAAGCGACCCGTACCGGCAAGATCGACGGCAGCGTGAAGTTTTATCTGGCGGGCAATGCGCCGGCCGGCAAAGTTACCGTCGTCAGCCCTGGCGCGGTGACCAACAAGAAGACCAACGCCTTCAACAAGTCCGATGAAGTGGCCTGCGAATGGGTCGTGCAATCGGCCATCATCAGCCTGCACCAGGCCGCGAAAAACGCCGGCGCCAACGCCGTGACCAACATCGTCAGCTTCTACAAGAGCAACGAGCGCAAGGATGCGAAAAACTACGAATGCCACGCGGGCGCGATCATGGCCGGCGTAGCGTTGAAGGGTGATCTGGCGACGGTTCAGTAG
- a CDS encoding type II toxin-antitoxin system PemK/MazF family toxin yields the protein MPLRYQPKEGSVLICDFRGYEIPEMVKVRPVVVLRKHRTNSLLVTVVPLSTTAPDCLLGHHLELASHLQGASPSCWAKCDMIATVSLSRLDRIKSRDRQGKRIYLISHLATDEFHAIKTAVRRALGL from the coding sequence ATGCCACTTCGATACCAGCCTAAGGAGGGCAGTGTTTTGATTTGCGATTTCAGGGGTTATGAAATCCCCGAGATGGTCAAAGTCAGACCTGTTGTTGTGTTACGTAAACATCGAACCAACAGCCTGTTGGTAACAGTAGTGCCGTTGAGTACCACCGCCCCTGATTGTTTGCTCGGGCACCATCTTGAACTTGCAAGCCACCTTCAGGGAGCCAGCCCGAGCTGTTGGGCAAAGTGCGACATGATTGCCACAGTCAGTCTTTCGCGGCTTGATCGGATCAAAAGCCGGGATCGGCAAGGCAAACGCATCTACTTGATCTCACATCTTGCAACAGACGAATTTCACGCGATCAAAACCGCAGTCAGACGGGCGTTGGGACTGTGA